One stretch of Pedobacter riviphilus DNA includes these proteins:
- a CDS encoding efflux RND transporter periplasmic adaptor subunit translates to MNNQFLNRYLITGMCACLFMYSSGCTRISGKTNGKKEKFAVTNELIKQLLVDTVKIAPQSSLITLSGKIQADESKMIKIFPLVSGIAGNVAIQQGDAVKQGQLLTTLKSPEMAGFAKDAVASQTELRNSRRALEVAQDLYKSGLTSQKDLEAAKGDYLKAKAETQRSKVVMGINKGNSKLAYELRAPISGFVIEKNVTTNMQVRTDNGQNLFTVADLSTVWAILNIYESDVSKIKTGDLVSISTISYPDKVFEGKIDKIYDILDQDNRVMRARVKIKNADFALKPGMFANVNVTGHSGDQLPFVNSRCLVFDKDRNYVLVLDKKAHVRIQEVELAKRMEDIVFINKGLNEGDRVIASRQVYLYQSLKN, encoded by the coding sequence ATGAACAATCAATTTTTAAATAGATATCTAATTACGGGCATGTGCGCTTGCCTTTTTATGTACTCTTCGGGCTGCACTCGCATATCTGGGAAAACCAATGGAAAAAAAGAAAAATTCGCCGTTACAAACGAACTGATCAAGCAGCTTTTGGTAGATACCGTTAAAATTGCTCCCCAGAGTTCTTTAATTACCTTAAGTGGTAAAATACAGGCAGATGAAAGTAAAATGATCAAAATTTTTCCCCTGGTTAGTGGAATAGCAGGAAATGTTGCCATTCAGCAAGGTGATGCCGTTAAACAGGGGCAATTGCTCACCACACTGAAAAGCCCTGAAATGGCAGGTTTTGCTAAAGATGCTGTTGCATCCCAAACCGAATTAAGAAATAGCCGCCGGGCATTGGAAGTTGCACAAGATCTCTATAAAAGTGGTCTTACCTCTCAAAAGGATCTCGAAGCGGCCAAAGGCGACTATCTAAAAGCAAAAGCCGAAACCCAGAGGAGTAAGGTGGTGATGGGCATTAATAAAGGCAATTCAAAATTGGCATACGAGTTAAGGGCACCAATCTCCGGATTTGTGATTGAAAAAAATGTGACCACCAACATGCAGGTACGGACAGATAATGGACAAAACCTGTTTACAGTGGCAGATCTTTCTACAGTTTGGGCCATTTTAAATATTTATGAGTCTGATGTTTCTAAAATTAAGACTGGTGATCTGGTGAGCATTTCTACCATTTCTTATCCTGACAAAGTTTTTGAGGGTAAAATAGATAAGATATACGACATTCTTGACCAGGATAACCGGGTAATGCGTGCAAGGGTGAAGATCAAAAATGCAGATTTTGCGCTCAAGCCTGGGATGTTTGCGAATGTAAATGTAACAGGCCATTCAGGCGATCAGCTGCCTTTTGTGAATAGCCGCTGCCTGGTTTTCGATAAAGACAGAAACTATGTTTTGGTGTTGGATAAAAAAGCGCATGTGCGCATCCAGGAGGTGGAGCTGGCCAAGCGGATGGAGGATATCGTTTTTATTAACAAAGGCCTTAATGAGGGCGATCGCGTGATCGCTTCGAGGCAAGTTTACCTCTACCAATCCCTTAAAAACTAA
- a CDS encoding TolC family protein → MRILRFQKIYLSQFLAVCLICLSSFRLHAQNRDTISLSLPQIEAKFLSNNLKLIAQHYNIDRANAEMLTSKLFPNPVFAFGQGLYTKSRDTNVFSQQTYGISQLILTAGKRNKALQLAKVNSENARYEFFDLVRTLKFSLRSNFYNLYYLQQSINLYQQEITSLQKTLQAFQLLNQKGNISQKEVLRIQSLVYSIQSEQAGLITQTHALQAELSQLIGADGKLVVKPDLGGGIGNGIDISKMPFQTLLDSALLNRQDLKIAKSNINYNMANLKLQKAMAYPDITLSLNYDKKAGYGLQYVSGGISIPLPIFNRNQGNIRLAKVMLDQSKVLLQDQQNTVQNELTAGYEDAVKLEKVYQTFDPKFRNNYQQLINEVYKNYEKRNISLVEFLDLYTSFKANVIQMNNLQLQRITALEKINFLTASQFFNP, encoded by the coding sequence ATGCGTATACTTCGTTTCCAAAAGATCTACTTAAGCCAGTTTTTAGCGGTTTGTTTGATTTGTCTATCAAGCTTCAGGCTACATGCCCAGAATAGGGACACCATAAGTTTATCCCTTCCCCAAATAGAGGCCAAATTTTTAAGCAATAACCTTAAACTGATTGCCCAGCATTATAATATCGACCGGGCCAATGCAGAAATGTTAACTTCAAAACTATTCCCCAATCCGGTGTTCGCATTCGGTCAGGGGCTGTACACGAAAAGTCGTGATACCAATGTGTTTAGTCAGCAGACTTATGGAATCTCCCAACTTATCCTCACCGCCGGAAAGCGGAATAAAGCCCTGCAGCTGGCCAAGGTAAATTCAGAAAATGCCAGGTATGAGTTTTTTGACCTGGTAAGAACGTTAAAGTTCAGTTTAAGGAGTAATTTTTACAACCTTTATTATTTGCAGCAGTCGATCAATTTATACCAACAGGAGATCACATCTTTGCAAAAAACACTTCAGGCTTTCCAGTTACTGAACCAAAAGGGTAATATTTCTCAGAAAGAAGTACTCCGTATACAGTCTTTGGTATATTCTATCCAGAGTGAACAGGCTGGTCTGATCACCCAAACGCATGCACTCCAGGCAGAACTGAGTCAGCTTATCGGTGCAGATGGAAAACTTGTGGTTAAGCCAGACTTAGGTGGTGGGATAGGCAATGGCATAGATATTAGCAAAATGCCTTTCCAGACTTTGTTGGATTCGGCACTTTTAAACAGGCAGGATTTAAAAATAGCAAAGTCCAATATCAATTACAATATGGCCAACCTGAAGCTTCAAAAGGCTATGGCATATCCTGATATCACCCTTTCACTGAATTATGATAAAAAAGCCGGATATGGTCTTCAATATGTTTCAGGAGGTATCTCCATTCCATTGCCGATCTTCAATAGGAACCAGGGCAATATCAGGCTAGCCAAGGTAATGTTAGATCAGAGCAAAGTTTTATTACAAGATCAGCAGAACACTGTTCAAAACGAACTGACAGCAGGTTATGAAGATGCGGTCAAACTCGAAAAAGTGTATCAAACATTCGACCCGAAATTTAGAAATAATTATCAGCAACTCATTAATGAGGTATATAAAAATTATGAGAAACGCAACATTAGCCTTGTCGAATTTTTAGATCTATATACCTCTTTTAAAGCCAATGTTATCCAAATGAATAATCTTCAGCTTCAAAGGATAACCGCTTTGGAAAAAATCAATTTCTTAACCGCAAGCCAATTCTTTAACCCTTAA